The Emys orbicularis isolate rEmyOrb1 chromosome 21, rEmyOrb1.hap1, whole genome shotgun sequence genome has a segment encoding these proteins:
- the LOC135893063 gene encoding LOW QUALITY PROTEIN: myosin-10-like (The sequence of the model RefSeq protein was modified relative to this genomic sequence to represent the inferred CDS: deleted 3 bases in 3 codons): protein MRSQRGRGSMAMSCSLLLLLLLLRPWGAGGCLHCDRPFLRGAGDVRGMLAVKAALSSWLRTLKETPWKGVHLLQLTLAQHRDSLRTRLREALESFADLACSEDCTVTEGPVLDCWTCLRINAQCFDGELCGEEDPRDAERKEITLYLFLVCQSVLLASARPVVLRVLPTPQVAGGQGLGQTGQVAGVLARKSRAPIAQHHGDAVSGRLAGPRGPGAGWRREAAQKNQVLKALRELQAQLTELQEDVETERAARAKAEKQRRDLGEELEALKTELEDTLDSTATQQELRSKREQEVAELKKGIEDEVKVHEAQVVEMRQRHAHALEELSEQLEQSRRVKGALEKAKQTLEGEKVELVQEVKGLQAARLDSDQRRKKLEGQVQELQIRASEAERAKAELADRVGKLQSELDSVSGALGTTESKTTKLAKELASVESHLQDAQELLQEETRQKLALGSRVRQLEEEKGAVLEQLEEEEAAKANFSRQIQALQQQVVDARRKLEEDAGTAEALEEARRRAARELELLGQRWEEKAQAAEKLEKTRARLQQELDDASLELGQQRQAVANLERRQKKFDQMLAEEKLVSARHAEERDRAEAEAREKETKVLSLTRALEESLELREELDRQNKQLRAELDDLVSSKDDVGKNVHELERSKRALEQQVQEMRAQLEELEDELQATEDGKLRLEVTLQAMKAQHERDLQSRDDSNDDKKKLLAKQVRDLEQELDGERKQRAQVGAARKKLELDLQEVLGQIDAANKGREEAVKQLRKLQAQMKELWREMEESRTSREEIFIQSRENEKKLKNLEAELLQLQEELAAAERAKRQAQQERDDLADELANGASGKSALLDEKRHLEARIGQLEEELDEEQSNTELLNDRYRKLSLQVETLTTELGAERSFSQKAENARQQMERQNKELRAKLGELDSSVKAKYKLTIATLEAKVAQLEEQLEQESRERILSGKLVRRAEKRLKEVVLQVEEERRSADQFKDQVEKGHIRLKQLKRQLEEAEEEVSRANSSRRRMQRELDDVTESAESMNREVTTLRNRLRRGPLTFTTRTVRQVFRLEGVSDDEADGPDAETPAPDHQPQPPPAEPPAP, encoded by the exons ATGAGGTCACAGCGGGGCCGGGGATCCATGGCCAtgtcctgctccctcctgctcctcctgctgctgctgcgcccCTGGGGGGCGGGCGGCTGCCTGCACTGCGACCGGCCCTtcctgcggggggctgggg ATGTCCGCGGGATGCTGGCTGTGAAagctgctctgagcagctggCTGAGGACTCTCAAGGAGACGCCTTGgaaag GGGTTCACCTGCTGCAGCTGACGCTGGCCCAGCACCGTGACTCCCTGCGAACCCGCCTCCGAGAGGCCCTGGAGAGCTTCGCCGACTTGG CCTGCTCCGAGGACTGCA CGGTTACAGAGGGGCCAGTTCTCGACTGCTGGACCTGCCTTCGCATCAATGCCCAGTGCTTCGACGGGGAGCTCTGCGGAG AGGAGGACCCGCGGGATGCGGAGAGGAAGGAAATCACCCTCTATCTCTTCCTGGTCTGCCAGTCCGTGCTGCTGGCCTCGGCCCGCCCTGTT GTACTGCGTGTGCTGCCGACACCGCAGGTGGCTGGAGGACAGGGCCTGGGCCAGACAGGGCAGGTGGCTGGCGTGTTAGCCAG GAAGAGCAGGGCGCCCATTGCACAGCACCACGGAGACGCCGTGTCCGGGCGACTGGCCGGGCccagggggccgggggccg ggtggaggagggaggcagcCCAGAAGAACCAGGTGCTGAAGGCCCTGCGGGAGCTGCAGGCCCAGCTGACGGAGCTGCAGGAGGACGTGGAGACGGAGCGGGCGGCTCGGGCCAAGGCCGAGAAGCAGCGACGGGACCTGGGCGAGGAGCTGGAGGCCCTGAAAACCGAGCTGGAGGATACGCTGGACTCCACAGCCACCCAGCAGGAGCTACG GTCGAAGCGGGAGCAGGAGGTGGCCGAGCTGAAGAAGGGGATCGAGGACGAGGTGAAGGTGCACGAGGCCCAGGTGGTGGAGATGCGCCAGCGACATGCCCACGCCCTGGAGGAGCTGTCC GAGCAGCTGGAGCAGTCGCGCCGG GTGAAAGGCGCCCTGGAGAAGGCGAAGCAGACGCTGGAGGGGGAGAAGGTGGAGCTGGTGCAGGAGGTGAAGGGACTGCAGGCC GCCCGGCTGGACTCAGACCAGCGCCGCAAGAAGCTGGAAGGGCAGGTGCAGGAGCTGCAGATCCGGGCCAGCGAGGCC GAGCGAGCCAAGGCCGAGCTCGCCGACCGCGTGGGCAAGCTGCAG AGTGAGCTGGACAGCGTCTCGGGGGCCCTGGGCACCACGGAGTCGAAGACGACCAAGCTCGCCAAGGAGCTGGCCAGCGTGGAGTCCCACCTGCAGGATGCCCAG gagctgctgcaggaggagacgcGGCAGAAGCTGGCGCTGGGCTCGCGGGTgcggcagctggaggaggagaagggcgCCGTGctggagcagctggaggaggaggaggctgcgaAGGCCAACTTCAGCCGCCAGATCcaggccctgcagcagcag GTGGTGGATGCGCGGCGGAAGTTGGAGGAGGACGCGGGCACGGCGGAGGCGCTGGAGGAGGCCCGGCGGCGGGCGGCccgggagctggagctgctggggcagcgctgggaggagaaggcGCAAGCGGCTGAGAAGCTGGAGAAGACCCGGGCgcggctgcagcaggagctggaCGACGCCAGCCTGGAGCTGGGCCAGCAGCGCCAGGCTGTGGCCAACCTGGAGCGCCGGCAGAAGAAGTTTGACCAG ATGCTGGCGGAGGAGAAGCTGGTGTCGGCGCGCCACGCGGAGGAGCGGGACCGGGCCGAGGCCGAGGCCCGGGAGAAGGAGACCAAGGTGCTGTCGCTGACCCGGGCGCTGGAGGAGTCGCTGGAGCTGCGGGAGGAGCTGGACCGGCAGAACAAGCAGCTCCGGGCTGAGCTGGACGACCTGGTCAGCTCCAAGGACGACGTCGGCAAGAAC GTGCACGAGCTGGAGCGGTCGAAGCGGGCGCTGGAGCAGCAGGTGCAGGAGATGCGGGCGCagctggaggagctggaggacGAGCTGCAGGCCACGGAGGACGGGAAGCTGCGGCTGGAGGTGACCCTGCAGGCCATGAAGGCGCAGCACGAGCGGGACCTGCAGAGCCGCGACGACAGCAACGACGACAAGAAGAAGCTGCTTGCCAAGCAG gtgcggGACCTGGAGCAGGAGCTGGATGGCGAGCGGAAGCAGCGGGCCCAGGTGGGGGCGGCGCGGAAGAAGCTGGAGCTGgacctgcaggaggtgctgggacagATCGACGCCGCCAACAAGGGGCGCGAAGAGGCTGTCAAGCAGCTCCGGAAACTGCAG GCCCAGATGAAGGAGCTGTGGCGGGAGATGGAGGAGTCGCGCACGTCCCGCGAGGAGATCTTCATCCAGTCCAGGGAGAACGAGAAGAAGCTGAAAAACTTGGAGGCGGAGCTACTTCAGCTGCAggag GAGCTGGCGGCGGCCGAGCGAGCCAAGCGGCAGGCGCAGCAGGAGCGTGACGACCTGGCCGACGAGCTGGCCAATGGCGCCAGCGGCAA GTCGGCGCTGCTGGATGAGAAGCGGCACCTGGAGGCCCGGAttgggcagctggaggaggagctggacgAGGAGCAGAGCAACACGGAGCTGCTGAACGACCGTTACCGCAAGCTGAGCCTGCAg gtGGAGACGCTGACGACGGAGCTGGGGGCCGAGCGCAGCTTCTCGCAGAAGGCGGAGAACGCCCGGCAGCAGATGGAGCGGCAGAACAAGGAGCTGCGGGCCAAGCTGGGCGAGCTGGACTCCTCCGTCAAGGCCAAGTACAAGCTGACCATCGCCACCCTGGAGGCCAAggtggcccagctggaggagcAGTTGGAGCAGGAGTCCAG GGAGCGGATCCTGTCTGGGAAGCTGGTGCGTCGGGCGGAGAAGCGGCTGAAGGAGGTGGTGCTGCAGGTGGAGGAGGAGCGTCGGAGCGCCGACCAGTTCAAGGACCAG GTGGAGAAGGGCCACATCCGGCTGAAGCAGCTGAAGCGGCAgctggaggaggcggaggaggaggtgtCGCGGGCGAACTCCAGCCGGCGCCGCATGCAGCGGGAGCTGGACGACGTCACTGAGTCGGCCGAGTCCATGAACCGCGAGGTCACCACGCTGCGCAACCGGCTCAG gcGCGGCCCCCTGACGTTCACCACCCGCACGGTGCGTCAGGTCTTCCGGCTGGAGGGCGTCTCAGACGATGAGGCCGACGGGCCCGACGCGGAGACCCCGGCCCCCGACCACCAGCCGCAGCCCCCCCcggccgagccccccgccccgtga
- the EPN1 gene encoding epsin-1 yields the protein MSTSSLRRQMKNIVHNYSEAEIKVREATSNDPWGPSSSLMSEIADLTYNVVAFSEIMSMIWKRLNDHGKNWRHVYKAMTLMEYLIKTGSERVAQQCKENIYAIQTLKDFQYVDRDGKDQGVNVREKAKQLVALLRDDERLKEERAHALKTKEKLAQTSTASSASAASAPAEAEQAWPQSSGEEELQLQLALAMSKEEAEQVRSKPPVAVAEEDLQLQLALSLSKEEHDKEERIRRGDDLRLQMAIEESKKEAVPAKGEESSLMDLADVFTSPAPPAAGDPWGPPAPTDPWGASVPAPAGPPAPDPWGGTPGGVASTGDPWGASASVTAPGDPWGGPPAVASSDPWNPEGTGPSPLPAGGVAVSGAAPAGDPWSSGPTAAPQGKPAADPWAPAQTFPDRWGGSPSRASTNGTAVGGAFEPDEFLDFDSLRPALPKSGSSTGELDLLAGEVPVSRSAGARSPSTFDMAAVGGSLAEASKPTRKTPESFLGPNAALVDLDSLLSKPHAPPTAKTSNPFLATGTAPTPVVSAPGAAAGASATNPFQPAQPASLTLNQLRVSPVMGLGPPAAPFAPPMVSVTPLGPVVPLASVSPMVGVPPPGLSPMAMPPMMPPQPVVPTSASVQSMGNTNPFLL from the exons CATCGCTGCGGCGCCAGATGAAAAACATCGTCCACAACTACTCGGAGGCGGAGATCAAGGTGCGGGAGGCCACGTCCAACGACCCCTGGGGCCCGTCCAGCTCGCTCATGTCGGAGATTGCCGACCTCACCTACAACGTGGTGGCCTTCTCCGAGATTATGAGCATGATCTGGAAACGGCTCAACGACCACGGCAAGAACTGGCGCCACGTCTACAAG GCCATGACGCTGATGGAGTACCTCATCAAGACGGGCTCGGAGCGTGTGGCCCAGCAGTGCAAAGAGAACATCTACGCCATCCAGACGCTGAAGGATTTCCAGTACGTCGACCGCGATGGCAAGGACCAGGGTGTCAACGTGCGGGAGAAGGCCAAGCAGCTGGTGGCCCTGCTCCGGGACGACGAGCGGCTCAAGGAGGAGCGGGCCCATGCCCTCAAGACCAAGGAGAAGCTGGCGCAGACCTCCACGG cctcctcGGCCTCAGCCGCTAGTGCCCCGGCAGAGGCGGAGCAGGCCTGGCCGCAGAGCAGCGGCgaggaggagctgcagctgcagctGGCGCTGGCTATGAGCAAGGAAGAAGCGGAGCAGGTAAGGAGCAAG CCCCCCGTCGCCGTCGCCGAAGAGGACCTGCAGCTCCAGCTTGCTCTTAGCTTGAGCAAAGAGGAGCACGACAAG GAGGAGCGGATCCGGCGCGGGGATGACCTGCGCCTACAGATGGCCATCGAGGAGAGCAAGAAGGAGGCGGTGCCGGCCAAGGGCGAGGAG TCGTCGCTGATGGACCTGGCCGATGTCTTCACCTCGCCGGCCCCCCCTGCTGCTGGGGACCCATggggtccccccgcccccaccgacCCATGGGGTGCCTCTGTGCCCGCTCCCGCGGGGCCGCCTGCCCCTGACCCCTGGGGAGGGACTCCTGGGGGCGTGGCTTCCACTGGCGACCCATGGGGGGCATCCGCCTCTGTCACGGCCCCGGGAGACCCCTGGGGGGGCCCCCCGGCCGTCGCCAGCTCCGACCCCTGGAACCCGGAGGGGACgggcccttccccactccctg ctgggggcGTTGCAGTGAGCGGAGCGGCCCCCGCCGGTGACCCGTGGTCGTCGGGCCCAACCGCAGCCCCCCAGGGAAAACCCGCGGCCGACCCCTGGGCCCCCGCGCAGACCTTCCCCGACCGCTGGGGAGGGTCACCTTCGAGAGCCAGCACCAACGGCACCGCAG tcGGTGGCGCCTTTGAGCCGGACGAGTTCTTGGATTTCGACAGCCTACGCCCGGCGCTGCCCAAGTCAGGGAGTAGCACAG gggagctggacctgctggccgggGAGGTGCCGGTGTCGCGCTCGGCCGGCGCCCGGAGCCCCAGCACCTTCGACATGGCGGCTGTCGGGGGCTCGCTGGCCGAGGCCTCCAAACCCACCCGCAAGACCCCCGAGTCCTTCCTGGGCCCCAACGCCGCCCTGGTGGACCTGGACTCGCTGCTCAGCAAACCCCAcgcgccccccaccgccaagACCTCCAACCCCTTCCTGGCCACAG GGACGGCGCCCACGCCCGTGGTGTCGGCACCAGGAGCAGCCGCCGGCGCCTCTGCCACCAACCCTTTCCAGCCGGCCCAGCCCGCCTCGCTGACCCTCAACCAGCTCCGCGTCAGCCCCGTCATGGGGCTgggcccccccgctgccccctttgccccccccatGGTCTCAGTCACCCCCCTGGGGCCAGTCGTGCCCCTGGCCTCTGTCTCCCCCATGGTTGGGGTCCCGCCCCCTGGCCTGTCCCCCATGGCCATGCCCCCCATGATGCCCCCCCAGCCTGTCGTGCCCACCAGCGCCTCTGTCCAGTCCATGGGCAACACAAACCCCTTCCTGCTATaa